The proteins below are encoded in one region of Bacteroides uniformis:
- a CDS encoding DUF4491 family protein: MDFLNEYHLSGLVIGICTFLIIGLFHPIVVKAEYYWGTKCWWIFLLLGIGGIIASLYTENIMIASLLGVFAFSSFWTIKEIFEQEERVKKGWFPKNPKRTYKF; this comes from the coding sequence ATGGATTTCTTGAACGAATATCATCTGTCGGGCCTTGTCATAGGTATCTGCACATTCCTCATCATCGGCTTGTTTCACCCCATAGTTGTGAAAGCCGAATATTATTGGGGCACCAAGTGCTGGTGGATTTTCCTTTTACTCGGCATCGGCGGCATCATTGCCTCCCTTTATACGGAGAACATCATGATAGCCTCCCTTTTGGGCGTCTTTGCATTTTCCTCGTTCTGGACCATCAAGGAGATATTCGAGCAGGAAGAACGAGTGAAAAAAGGCTGGTTTCCCAAGAATCCAAAACGAACTTATAAGTTCTAA
- a CDS encoding lipocalin-like domain-containing protein has translation MKTLRLIGTTLLMVMLAVNFTACSDDEDEQTIIEQANLIGKWQTTWEKIHKVENDKEVVTSDEAYTNGLWEFKADGTCTEGYADGGYTETSRWSLKDNKLTISYDDGYSDVLTVNELTATKLVLAFEDWDTMDDGSEELDDITTTTYKKID, from the coding sequence ATGAAAACTTTAAGATTAATTGGAACGACCTTATTAATGGTCATGTTGGCTGTAAACTTTACAGCATGTAGTGATGATGAAGATGAACAGACAATCATTGAACAAGCTAACCTTATAGGTAAATGGCAGACCACTTGGGAGAAGATTCACAAAGTGGAGAATGATAAGGAAGTAGTAACTTCTGATGAAGCATATACCAATGGTTTATGGGAGTTCAAAGCTGACGGTACTTGCACAGAAGGCTATGCGGACGGTGGATATACAGAAACAAGTCGTTGGTCTTTGAAAGACAATAAGCTGACTATCTCTTACGATGATGGTTATTCAGATGTCCTAACTGTTAATGAACTTACAGCTACTAAGTTGGTTCTCGCCTTTGAGGATTGGGACACAATGGATGATGGTAGCGAGGAATTGGATGACATTACAACAACCACTTACAAGAAGATTGACTAA
- a CDS encoding FKBP-type peptidyl-prolyl cis-trans isomerase, with amino-acid sequence MKKVTFLMALAVAAGMASCTAQSPKADLKTDIDSLSYAIGMARTEGLDQYLAQQGIDSTQMSEFLKGFNEGAAKIDKKDVAYMAGLQVGQMVSKQWVEGFNQQIFGNDSTQSISRENLLAGFVAGVIGKGGAMDMMKAQEYMRTQMDAIKEKATAEKYADNKAAGEKFLAENKAKEGVVTTPSGLQYKIITKGNGAVPADSSKVKVNYKGTLIDGTEFDSSYKRNEPATFRANQVIKGWTEALTMMPVGSKWELYIPYDLAYGSRETGSQIKPFSTLIFEVELLGIEK; translated from the coding sequence ATGAAAAAAGTAACATTTCTCATGGCTCTTGCAGTAGCTGCCGGTATGGCATCTTGTACTGCTCAAAGTCCGAAAGCTGATTTGAAGACGGACATCGACTCATTATCTTACGCCATCGGTATGGCACGTACAGAAGGTTTGGACCAGTATCTTGCACAACAAGGCATTGACTCAACCCAGATGTCAGAATTCCTGAAAGGTTTCAACGAAGGCGCAGCCAAAATCGATAAGAAAGACGTGGCTTACATGGCCGGTCTGCAAGTAGGCCAGATGGTCAGCAAGCAATGGGTGGAAGGCTTCAACCAACAAATCTTCGGCAACGACTCCACACAGAGCATCAGCCGCGAAAATCTGCTGGCAGGTTTCGTAGCAGGTGTCATCGGCAAGGGTGGTGCTATGGATATGATGAAAGCTCAAGAGTACATGCGTACTCAGATGGATGCCATCAAAGAAAAAGCAACTGCAGAAAAGTATGCTGACAACAAAGCTGCCGGTGAAAAGTTCCTGGCTGAGAACAAGGCTAAAGAAGGTGTAGTAACTACCCCGAGCGGTCTGCAATACAAAATCATCACCAAGGGTAACGGTGCCGTTCCTGCCGACAGCAGCAAGGTGAAAGTAAACTACAAAGGTACGCTGATTGACGGAACAGAATTCGATAGCTCTTACAAGCGCAACGAACCTGCTACTTTCCGTGCCAACCAGGTAATCAAAGGCTGGACAGAGGCCCTCACCATGATGCCCGTCGGCTCTAAGTGGGAACTCTATATCCCCTACGACCTGGCATACGGTTCAAGAGAAACCGGTAGCCAAATCAAGCCGTTCTCTACTTTGATATTCGAAGTGGAACTGCTGGGTATCGAGAAGTAA
- a CDS encoding Lrp/AsnC family transcriptional regulator gives MEKIDNLDRQILEIISQNARIPFKDVAAECGVSRAAIHQRVQRLIDLGVIVGSGYHVNPKSLGYRTCTYVGIKLEKGSMYKTVVAELGKIPEIVECHFTTGPYTMLTKVYARDNEHLMDLLNNKMQEIPGVTATETLISLEQSIKKEIPICPEK, from the coding sequence ATGGAAAAAATAGACAATCTTGACCGGCAGATTCTGGAAATCATTTCCCAAAATGCCCGTATCCCTTTCAAGGACGTAGCTGCTGAATGTGGCGTGTCACGTGCTGCCATCCATCAACGTGTACAGCGCCTGATTGACCTTGGCGTTATTGTTGGCTCAGGCTATCATGTAAATCCCAAGTCCCTTGGATACAGAACCTGCACTTACGTAGGAATCAAGCTGGAAAAGGGCTCCATGTATAAGACGGTAGTTGCTGAGCTGGGCAAGATTCCCGAAATCGTAGAATGCCACTTCACCACTGGTCCGTACACCATGCTGACCAAGGTATATGCCCGCGACAACGAGCATCTGATGGATTTGCTGAACAACAAGATGCAGGAGATTCCTGGCGTAACCGCTACCGAGACCTTGATTTCCCTGGAACAGAGCATCAAGAAGGAGATTCCTATTTGCCCCGAGAAATAA
- a CDS encoding nucleotidyl transferase AbiEii/AbiGii toxin family protein — translation MKGLAPHTLQVFEAVSKLDCIKPYLLVGGTALSLQMGTRQSEDLDFMKWRTSKTEKMEVAWYQIEKELAVIGDIQHKDILDIDHVEYLVSGVKFSFYACPKYSPVSMPVEYLNNLRLADVKSIGAMKMEVMLRRSNFRDYYDIYSILKSGVPINDLVSLALTYSGHKLKSKNLLAMLTNGSRFTRDSHFEQLAPIYAVTAQEIEDYIKFCLL, via the coding sequence ATGAAAGGTTTAGCTCCACACACGCTGCAGGTTTTTGAAGCCGTTTCTAAGTTGGACTGCATCAAACCCTATCTCTTGGTAGGTGGCACAGCTTTGTCATTGCAAATGGGAACTCGACAAAGTGAGGACTTGGACTTTATGAAATGGCGTACCTCTAAAACAGAGAAAATGGAAGTGGCATGGTATCAGATAGAGAAAGAGCTCGCTGTAATAGGTGATATTCAGCATAAGGACATTTTAGATATAGACCATGTGGAGTATTTAGTGTCTGGAGTAAAGTTCTCCTTTTATGCCTGTCCTAAATATTCTCCTGTAAGTATGCCTGTGGAATATCTGAATAATCTCAGATTGGCAGATGTAAAGTCTATTGGAGCTATGAAGATGGAGGTGATGCTACGCAGGAGTAATTTTCGCGATTATTATGATATTTATTCCATCTTAAAGTCTGGTGTACCTATCAACGATTTGGTATCTTTAGCCCTTACCTACTCTGGACATAAATTGAAATCCAAGAATCTGTTAGCTATGCTCACCAACGGCTCTCGTTTTACAAGAGATTCCCATTTTGAGCAACTTGCACCGATTTATGCTGTAACTGCTCAAGAAATAGAAGATTATATAAAGTTTTGTTTATTATAA
- a CDS encoding FKBP-type peptidyl-prolyl cis-trans isomerase, which produces MDKFSYAIGLGIGQNLLSMGAKGIAVDDFAQAIKDVLEGNQTAISHTEARDIVNKYFAELEEKMNAANIEAGKKFLEENKKREGVVTLPSGLQYEVITEGNVGHYAKATDQVQCHYEGTLIDGTLFDSSIKRGQPATFGVNQVIPGWVEALQLMPEGAKWKLYIPSDLAYGAQGAGEMIPPHSTLVFEVELQKILSK; this is translated from the coding sequence ATGGACAAATTCAGTTATGCTATCGGCCTTGGAATAGGTCAGAATCTTTTAAGCATGGGTGCCAAAGGCATTGCAGTAGATGACTTTGCACAAGCAATCAAAGACGTTTTGGAGGGCAACCAGACGGCAATCAGCCACACAGAAGCCCGTGACATCGTCAACAAGTACTTCGCCGAACTGGAGGAGAAGATGAACGCAGCAAACATAGAAGCCGGCAAAAAGTTCCTGGAAGAGAACAAAAAACGCGAGGGAGTTGTTACGCTTCCCAGCGGACTTCAATACGAAGTTATCACAGAAGGAAACGTCGGTCACTATGCCAAAGCAACCGACCAAGTGCAATGCCACTACGAAGGCACACTGATTGACGGAACGCTGTTCGACAGCTCCATCAAGCGCGGCCAGCCTGCCACATTCGGTGTAAACCAAGTGATACCCGGTTGGGTGGAAGCCCTTCAGCTTATGCCCGAAGGTGCCAAGTGGAAACTCTACATCCCCAGCGACCTGGCATACGGAGCGCAGGGTGCCGGCGAGATGATTCCTCCCCACAGCACGCTCGTATTCGAAGTCGAATTACAGAAAATTTTATCTAAATAA
- a CDS encoding sodium ion-translocating decarboxylase subunit beta, translated as MENIDFATLFQGFGTMMESGWLLSSARVFLIALGLLLIYLGWKGVLEPMVMIPMGLGMVAINCGTLFMPDGTLGNLFLDPMLSDTDDLMNTMQIDFLQPVYTLTFSNGLIACFVFMGIGTLLDVGFLLQKPFASIFLALCAELGTFLTVPIASALGLSLKESASVAMVGGADGPMVLFTSLALAKHLFVPITVVAYLYLGLTYGGYPYLVKLLVPKRLRAIKMTSKKPPKNYDAKVKLAFSAILCAVLCFLFPVASPLFFSLFLGVAVRESGMKHIYDFVSGPLLYGSTFMLGLLLGVLCDAHLLLDPKILKLLVLGMGALLLSGIGGIIGGYIMYFIKRGNYNPVIGIAAVSCVPTTAKVAQKIVSKDNPNSFILGDALGANISGVITSAIITGIYITIIPYL; from the coding sequence ATGGAGAATATAGATTTTGCAACCTTGTTCCAAGGATTCGGAACAATGATGGAAAGCGGCTGGCTGCTCTCCTCTGCCCGTGTATTTTTAATAGCCCTGGGCCTGCTGCTCATATACCTGGGATGGAAAGGCGTACTGGAGCCTATGGTCATGATTCCCATGGGACTGGGTATGGTCGCCATTAATTGCGGCACCCTTTTCATGCCCGACGGTACATTGGGGAATCTCTTTCTGGACCCGATGCTTTCGGATACGGACGACTTGATGAACACCATGCAGATAGACTTCCTGCAACCGGTCTACACCCTGACCTTCAGCAACGGATTGATTGCATGCTTCGTATTTATGGGTATCGGTACCCTGCTCGATGTGGGCTTCCTGCTACAGAAACCGTTTGCCAGCATATTCCTTGCCCTATGTGCCGAATTGGGAACTTTCCTGACTGTACCCATCGCATCTGCATTGGGACTGTCCTTGAAAGAAAGCGCTTCCGTAGCCATGGTAGGAGGTGCGGACGGACCGATGGTGCTTTTCACTTCCTTGGCCCTGGCCAAACATCTGTTTGTACCCATCACAGTAGTGGCCTATCTCTATCTGGGACTGACATATGGCGGTTACCCCTATCTGGTGAAGCTGCTGGTGCCGAAACGCCTGCGCGCCATCAAGATGACGAGCAAGAAGCCGCCCAAAAACTATGATGCCAAAGTAAAACTGGCTTTCTCGGCTATATTGTGTGCTGTACTGTGTTTTCTGTTCCCGGTTGCCTCACCGCTGTTCTTCTCCTTGTTCCTCGGAGTGGCAGTACGCGAATCGGGGATGAAGCATATCTACGATTTTGTAAGCGGTCCGCTGTTGTATGGTTCTACTTTCATGCTCGGCCTGTTGTTGGGCGTACTTTGCGACGCACATCTGCTGCTCGACCCTAAAATTCTTAAATTGTTGGTATTGGGCATGGGCGCACTGTTGCTCTCCGGTATCGGCGGAATCATTGGAGGATACATCATGTACTTCATCAAGCGGGGCAATTACAATCCGGTCATCGGAATTGCAGCCGTGAGCTGCGTGCCTACTACGGCGAAGGTTGCCCAGAAGATAGTAAGCAAGGACAACCCCAATTCCTTCATCTTGGGAGATGCCTTGGGGGCTAATATTTCAGGAGTAATCACTTCGGCCATCATTACGGGTATCTATATTACTATAATTCCCTATCTGTAG